One region of Streptomyces rishiriensis genomic DNA includes:
- a CDS encoding YncE family protein, which translates to MPAFRSRHLCSVAAALVLTVTAPATAATAAAADSDVSTAAALREVLFVGNNWEGTADVVESSGAFAKVGRINVIPDKSARMAEINADPIKWIYFQAIRNGVGEGHDQFVDDMYTTPDGASVVVSRPSFTDVVSIDLATGNINWRFPVSGYRSDHMAVSPDGTRVAVSASISNTVHVLDIGTGKQLGSFKTGDKPHENIFTKDGKYIYNMSIGDVNTSQDAPWQDFTKGDRRITVVDATTYQQVRVIDMRQRLDAIGLTGYSDAVRPAVFSPDESKLYFQVSFFNGFFEYDLATDRITRTKTLPKNPATSDDRTTFVNDSRHHGISMSPDGGKLCVAGTMDDYATVVDRATLQEGPLVTASKPYWATVSGDGRSCVISESGADQITAIDFATGRKVVSVPVGDHPQRVRIGHVAPNWTGAKAN; encoded by the coding sequence ATGCCTGCCTTCAGATCCAGGCACCTTTGCTCCGTAGCCGCCGCCCTCGTCCTGACCGTCACCGCTCCCGCGACCGCCGCCACGGCCGCCGCCGCCGACTCCGACGTCTCGACCGCCGCCGCACTGCGCGAGGTGCTCTTCGTCGGCAACAACTGGGAGGGCACCGCGGACGTCGTCGAGTCCAGCGGCGCCTTCGCCAAGGTCGGCCGGATCAACGTCATCCCCGACAAGAGCGCCCGGATGGCGGAGATCAACGCCGACCCGATCAAGTGGATCTACTTCCAGGCCATCCGCAACGGTGTCGGCGAGGGACACGACCAGTTCGTCGATGACATGTACACCACGCCGGACGGCGCCTCGGTGGTCGTCTCCCGGCCCAGCTTCACCGACGTCGTCTCCATCGACCTGGCCACCGGGAACATCAACTGGCGCTTCCCGGTGTCCGGTTACCGCTCCGACCACATGGCCGTCTCGCCCGACGGCACCCGGGTCGCGGTCTCCGCGTCGATCTCGAACACCGTGCACGTCCTGGACATCGGCACCGGCAAGCAGCTGGGCTCGTTCAAGACGGGCGACAAGCCGCACGAGAACATCTTCACCAAGGACGGCAAGTACATCTACAACATGTCGATCGGCGACGTGAACACCTCGCAGGACGCCCCGTGGCAGGACTTCACGAAGGGCGACCGGCGTATCACCGTCGTGGACGCGACCACGTATCAGCAGGTCAGAGTCATCGACATGCGGCAGCGGCTGGACGCGATCGGTCTCACGGGCTACTCGGACGCGGTGCGCCCGGCGGTCTTCTCACCGGACGAGTCCAAGCTGTACTTCCAGGTCTCGTTCTTCAACGGCTTCTTCGAGTACGACCTCGCCACGGACCGCATCACCCGGACGAAGACGCTGCCGAAGAACCCCGCGACCAGCGACGACCGCACCACGTTCGTCAACGACTCACGCCATCACGGCATCTCGATGAGCCCCGACGGCGGCAAGCTGTGCGTGGCGGGCACGATGGACGACTACGCCACGGTCGTCGACCGGGCCACCCTCCAGGAGGGCCCGCTGGTCACCGCCTCCAAGCCCTACTGGGCCACGGTCAGCGGCGACGGCAGGAGCTGCGTGATCTCCGAGAGCGGCGCCGACCAGATCACGGCGATCGACTTCGCCACCGGGCGGAAGGTCGTGTCGGTGCCGGTGGGCGACCATCCGCAGCGGGTCCGGATCGGCCATGTCGCGCCGAACTGGACGGGAGCGAAGGCGAACTGA
- a CDS encoding TetR/AcrR family transcriptional regulator, with the protein MAGRLRAPTGRYGGKSAEQRQVERRGRFLEAALRLFGDVPGYRGTTVASLSEAAGLSTRQFYEEFRTLEDVLAALHLQVNDWAEEAVLAAFAAAQDLPLRERVTAIFHAYAADVTSDPRRIRITFVEIVGVSPRLEEQRLARRARWVDLICAEASAAAARGEAAPRDYRLAATAFIGSVNGLLHDWSAGWVDATLDEVVDELVRQLLGILRPEGWERHSS; encoded by the coding sequence GTGGCGGGCAGGCTCAGGGCGCCGACCGGCCGGTACGGCGGCAAGTCCGCCGAACAGCGGCAGGTCGAGCGACGCGGGAGATTTCTGGAGGCGGCGCTGCGGTTGTTCGGGGACGTCCCCGGCTACCGCGGCACCACGGTCGCGTCGCTGAGCGAGGCCGCCGGCCTGTCGACCCGCCAGTTCTACGAGGAGTTCCGCACCCTCGAGGACGTCCTGGCGGCGCTGCACCTCCAGGTCAACGACTGGGCCGAGGAGGCGGTGCTGGCCGCCTTCGCGGCCGCCCAGGACCTGCCGCTCCGTGAGCGGGTCACCGCGATCTTCCACGCCTACGCGGCCGACGTGACCTCCGACCCGCGCCGCATCCGGATCACCTTCGTGGAGATCGTCGGGGTCAGCCCCCGGCTGGAGGAACAGCGACTGGCCCGCCGGGCCCGCTGGGTCGACCTCATCTGCGCCGAGGCGTCGGCGGCCGCCGCCCGCGGCGAGGCGGCGCCCCGCGACTACCGCCTGGCGGCGACAGCCTTCATAGGCAGTGTCAACGGCCTCCTCCACGACTGGAGCGCCGGGTGGGTGGACGCGACCCTGGACGAGGTGGTGGACGAACTGGTGCGGCAACTGCTGGGAATCCTGCGGCCGGAAGGGTGGGAACGGCATTCCTCCTGA
- a CDS encoding P-loop NTPase fold protein: protein MQPPPAGPADEGSREPPAPPGLEDEREWAVYTQALEECLTAPEVASRLDRRPGALRNDVAGAMRLPRNVARVRGAPLYQEALRRYENACEERDQAEDRVLQLLPGLGWDLPLALAALSGAALVVLSLTGNGWWPTGLGAVLSALGWVLWRPASRARVRAFLGCVFALTARAGGVRAVRHRSAGLMCVAVRDVMPSVVQNVVSELLGDDAHCLLVTTEYEGIRDHRDSRYVVDNQAKAEIKQKLDALVDGTIAVCGPRGSGKSTLLASCLGPDDLKVSVQAPASYAPLEFLTSLFVDLCQSYLKDHGYRFPEFRRLSPLRTVLRRLGAAVRALTRRFLVGLLALGLFLVGVFAAVRGFVEHHSAAVARAGDDAAQWLGDGLAAVLEGRRPWPALSAVVLGLVVWKYVREWRFSGFTRVLRTVLLAPVGRLLIVLALVTTWSPRPVIAWFEDWRYDEPAVYYPTMTVVAVLAVIAVWMVVTPFWPYVHGTTARVAVLVFVLGLAGGFADDRMRHAAFGWDLSQRVALVCLGAVMVRLSGWKRVTREPTLAGRCRDHLYRLQTVQSVTYGASGAPAGGLLSLGSTYGTSFTASPLTLPELVQQLRRTLAEVAAELRPQERRLVVTIDEIDRLGSTAQALEFLGEIKAILGVTGVHFLISVSEDVGASFVRRGLPGRDVADSTFDDVVHVRPCSFEESKRILDRRAAGVSEPFVALAHALAGGVPRDLIRYSREMVALRESRGEVELRNIAGRLVTRAMRETVDAFRAGAKEGALPTRSTDMVFGATRRLAEFLHADCLCELDRMRGHIGRFAQWADGPGGAELRADLPADTLERLEEVAAYAYFCVTLLDVFAVPGFERRRTQAHVHRPDGSLERLAVVRGELSLSPHSARRLLDDTRAAWGLPRVPAPHLPEIVETVRRSCPHYAE from the coding sequence GTGCAACCGCCGCCGGCCGGCCCGGCCGACGAGGGGTCCCGTGAACCGCCTGCGCCGCCCGGTCTGGAAGACGAACGGGAGTGGGCGGTCTACACACAGGCCCTGGAGGAATGCCTGACCGCCCCCGAGGTGGCGAGCCGCCTGGACCGGCGCCCCGGGGCGCTCCGCAACGACGTCGCCGGGGCGATGCGGCTGCCGCGGAACGTCGCCCGGGTCCGTGGCGCGCCGCTGTACCAGGAAGCCTTGCGGCGCTACGAGAACGCGTGTGAGGAGCGGGACCAGGCCGAGGACCGCGTTCTGCAGCTGCTGCCCGGTCTGGGTTGGGACCTGCCCCTGGCGCTGGCCGCCCTGTCCGGGGCGGCTCTGGTCGTCCTGTCCCTGACCGGGAACGGCTGGTGGCCCACCGGGCTCGGCGCCGTGCTGAGCGCTCTGGGCTGGGTCCTGTGGCGGCCGGCGTCCCGCGCCCGGGTGCGGGCCTTCCTGGGCTGCGTGTTCGCACTGACGGCCAGGGCAGGCGGGGTGCGTGCGGTGCGGCACCGGTCCGCCGGCCTCATGTGCGTCGCGGTGCGGGACGTCATGCCCTCGGTGGTGCAGAACGTCGTCTCGGAACTCCTCGGTGACGATGCCCACTGTCTGCTCGTCACCACGGAGTACGAGGGCATCAGAGACCACCGGGACAGTCGTTATGTGGTCGACAACCAGGCCAAGGCGGAGATCAAGCAGAAACTCGATGCCCTGGTCGACGGCACCATCGCCGTGTGCGGACCGCGCGGCTCGGGGAAGTCGACCCTGCTCGCCTCGTGCCTGGGCCCGGACGACCTGAAGGTCTCCGTCCAGGCGCCCGCCTCCTATGCCCCTCTGGAGTTCCTCACCTCGCTCTTCGTCGACCTGTGCCAGAGCTACCTGAAGGACCACGGGTACCGGTTCCCGGAGTTCCGGCGTCTCAGCCCGCTGCGCACCGTGCTGCGCAGGCTCGGCGCCGCCGTACGGGCGCTCACCCGCCGCTTCCTCGTCGGCCTGCTGGCGCTCGGGCTGTTCCTGGTGGGCGTCTTCGCTGCCGTGCGCGGCTTCGTCGAGCACCACTCCGCAGCGGTCGCGCGGGCCGGCGACGACGCTGCCCAGTGGCTGGGGGACGGTCTGGCGGCCGTTCTGGAGGGCAGGCGGCCGTGGCCGGCGCTGTCGGCGGTCGTCCTCGGCCTCGTGGTCTGGAAGTACGTCCGGGAGTGGCGGTTCAGCGGCTTCACCCGCGTGCTGCGTACGGTCCTTCTCGCCCCGGTCGGCCGGTTGCTGATCGTGCTGGCCCTGGTGACCACGTGGTCGCCGAGACCGGTGATCGCCTGGTTCGAGGACTGGCGGTACGACGAACCGGCCGTCTACTACCCGACGATGACGGTCGTGGCGGTGCTCGCCGTCATCGCGGTGTGGATGGTGGTCACGCCGTTCTGGCCATACGTGCACGGGACCACCGCGCGGGTCGCGGTCCTGGTCTTCGTGCTCGGGCTCGCCGGGGGGTTCGCCGACGACCGGATGCGGCACGCGGCCTTCGGATGGGACCTGTCCCAACGAGTGGCGCTGGTCTGCCTGGGCGCCGTCATGGTCCGGCTGTCCGGGTGGAAGCGCGTGACGCGGGAGCCGACCCTGGCCGGGCGGTGCCGGGACCACCTCTACCGGCTCCAGACGGTGCAGAGCGTCACGTACGGCGCGAGCGGAGCCCCGGCCGGTGGGCTGCTGAGCCTGGGATCCACCTACGGCACCTCGTTCACCGCGTCCCCTCTGACTCTGCCCGAGCTCGTCCAGCAGCTGAGGCGCACCCTGGCCGAAGTGGCTGCGGAACTGCGGCCGCAGGAACGGCGCCTGGTGGTCACCATCGACGAGATCGACCGGCTGGGTTCCACGGCCCAGGCGCTGGAGTTCCTCGGGGAGATCAAGGCCATCCTGGGCGTCACCGGCGTGCACTTCCTGATCTCGGTCTCGGAGGACGTGGGGGCGTCCTTCGTCCGGCGGGGGCTGCCGGGGCGCGATGTCGCGGACAGCACCTTCGACGACGTCGTCCATGTGCGACCCTGCTCGTTCGAGGAGTCGAAGCGGATACTGGACCGGCGCGCCGCCGGTGTCTCGGAGCCGTTCGTGGCGCTCGCCCACGCCTTGGCCGGCGGTGTGCCGCGGGACCTCATCCGGTACTCCCGCGAGATGGTGGCGCTGCGCGAGAGCAGGGGAGAGGTCGAGCTGCGGAACATCGCCGGCCGGCTCGTCACCCGCGCGATGCGGGAGACGGTCGACGCCTTCAGGGCCGGGGCGAAGGAGGGCGCCCTGCCCACCCGGAGCACGGACATGGTCTTCGGGGCGACCAGGCGACTGGCGGAATTCCTGCATGCGGACTGTCTGTGCGAACTCGACAGGATGAGAGGGCACATCGGCCGGTTCGCGCAGTGGGCGGACGGTCCCGGCGGCGCCGAACTGCGGGCGGACCTGCCCGCCGACACCCTGGAGCGTCTGGAGGAGGTCGCCGCCTACGCGTACTTCTGCGTCACCCTCCTCGATGTGTTCGCGGTTCCCGGGTTCGAGCGCCGCCGTACGCAGGCACACGTGCACCGACCGGACGGAAGCCTCGAGCGGCTGGCGGTCGTGCGCGGAGAGCTCTCGCTGTCGCCGCACAGCGCCCGTCGGCTTCTGGACGACACCCGGGCGGCATGGGGGCTGCCGCGCGTGCCCGCTCCCCACCTGCCGGAGATCGTGGAGACCGTCCGCAGATCCTGCCCGCACTACGCCGAGTGA
- a CDS encoding glycosyltransferase, translating to MTAGSRGDVAPFTGLGHGLVRAGHEVTLVTHARFAPLVAGSGVGFHALPLDPRAELESERGRGLHRSTTGPGKLLRVARMARSLVGRMTDDLLAAAHANDVLLLSASVAPLGHTIAEGLSLPSLALFLQPVAPTREFAPPLLGGGSWGAVGNRLAGYGVGMAVEQIFAPVVPGVRARLGLPAVRRPGIDPGGRARRCRPVLHGFSPLVVPRPRDWRAELDVTGYWWPYDRETRLPDALREFLDAGPPPVFVGLGSATVPDPRGLSAEIVRALRRAGLRGVIQRGWAGLAADGDDMLTVDEVPHALLFPETAAVVHHCGAGTTAAGVRAGVPAVPVPIQFDESFWADRLVRLGVAPSAVPLRRLTADTLTTALLRATREPGFARRARGLGLRVGEENGTARVVAVVDRLENGDGRPHSA from the coding sequence ATGACAGCGGGCTCCCGGGGCGACGTGGCCCCGTTCACCGGACTGGGCCACGGGCTGGTGCGGGCGGGCCACGAGGTCACGCTCGTCACCCACGCGCGGTTCGCGCCGTTGGTGGCGGGTTCCGGGGTGGGCTTCCACGCACTGCCGTTGGATCCGCGGGCGGAGCTGGAGTCCGAGCGGGGACGGGGGCTGCACCGCAGCACCACCGGTCCGGGCAAACTGTTGCGCGTGGCCCGGATGGCGCGGTCACTGGTGGGGCGGATGACCGACGACCTCCTGGCCGCCGCCCACGCGAACGACGTCCTGCTGCTGTCCGCCTCGGTGGCGCCGCTGGGGCACACCATCGCCGAGGGACTCTCCCTGCCGAGCCTCGCCCTCTTCCTCCAGCCCGTAGCCCCCACCAGGGAGTTCGCTCCACCGCTGCTGGGTGGCGGCTCATGGGGAGCGGTCGGCAACCGGCTCGCCGGGTACGGCGTGGGGATGGCCGTCGAGCAGATCTTCGCCCCGGTCGTGCCCGGTGTACGGGCCAGGCTGGGGCTGCCGGCCGTACGCCGTCCCGGCATCGACCCGGGTGGCCGGGCCCGGCGGTGCCGGCCGGTCCTGCACGGTTTCAGCCCGCTGGTGGTGCCCCGGCCCCGCGACTGGCGGGCGGAGCTGGACGTCACGGGATACTGGTGGCCGTACGACCGGGAGACCCGACTCCCGGACGCCCTGCGGGAGTTCCTCGACGCGGGACCGCCGCCGGTCTTCGTCGGCCTGGGCAGCGCGACGGTACCCGACCCGCGGGGGCTGAGCGCCGAGATCGTGCGGGCGCTGCGGCGGGCGGGGCTGCGCGGGGTGATCCAGCGCGGCTGGGCGGGCCTCGCGGCCGACGGCGACGACATGCTGACCGTCGACGAGGTCCCGCACGCGCTGCTGTTCCCGGAGACGGCCGCGGTGGTCCACCACTGCGGGGCGGGGACGACGGCGGCGGGCGTACGGGCCGGGGTCCCCGCCGTCCCGGTACCGATCCAGTTCGACGAGAGCTTCTGGGCCGACCGCCTGGTCCGCCTCGGCGTGGCGCCGTCCGCGGTACCGCTGCGCCGACTGACCGCGGACACCCTGACCACCGCACTCCTGCGAGCCACCCGGGAGCCCGGATTCGCCCGGCGCGCACGGGGGTTGGGCCTGCGGGTGGGCGAGGAGAACGGAACGGCCCGGGTGGTGGCCGTGGTGGACCGGCTGGAGAACGGTGACGGACGGCCTCACTCGGCGTAG
- a CDS encoding ricin-type beta-trefoil lectin domain protein has product MFPPRPARPVRRRRSVAAQVLALLLTMTAALLFVQPGTAQAATSRQIAVPTAPMGWASWNSFAAKIDYNVIKRQVDAFVAAGLPAAGYKYINIDEGWWQGTRDGAGNITVDESEWPGGMSAIADYIHSKGLKAGIYTDAGKDGCGYYFPTGRPAAPGSGSEGHYDQDMLRFSQWGFDFVKVDWCGGDAEGLDAATAYTAISGAVTKATAATGRPLTLSLCNWGYQNTWNWAPGLAPMFRTSTDIIYYGNNPSMTNLLSNFDQGLHPTAQHTGYYNDPDMLMVGMTGFTAAQNRTHMNLWAVSGAPLLAGNDLTTMTTETANILKNPEVIAVDQDARGLQGVKVAEDTSGAQVYGKVLSGTGKRAVVLLNRTSSAQNITVRWSDLGLTNASATVRDLWARADVGSYATGYTASVPAGGSVMLTVTGGTEASGSTYTGTSGFSGVVAGNTGLKVVDVAYTNTAATARTATLKVNGQTATTVSFPPTGSAQGTVSLQVALSKGSSNTLVFTGAPTLADITVKPLAGTNGALVVGKQSGRCLDLYDSTVTNGTQAELWDCNGGSNQAWTYTSRKELVVYGNKCLDAYNLGTTNGTKVVIWDCNGQNNQKWNVNSDGTITNVNAGLCLDANGAGTANRTPIVLWTCGTADNQKWTLT; this is encoded by the coding sequence ATGTTTCCCCCACGCCCCGCGCGCCCGGTCCGGCGCCGGAGATCCGTCGCCGCGCAGGTCCTCGCCCTGCTGCTGACGATGACCGCCGCCCTGCTGTTCGTCCAGCCCGGCACGGCCCAGGCCGCGACCTCACGGCAGATCGCCGTGCCCACCGCCCCGATGGGCTGGGCCTCCTGGAACAGCTTCGCCGCGAAGATCGACTACAACGTCATCAAGCGGCAGGTCGACGCGTTCGTCGCCGCGGGTCTGCCGGCGGCCGGGTACAAGTACATCAACATCGACGAGGGCTGGTGGCAGGGCACCCGCGACGGCGCGGGCAACATCACCGTCGACGAGTCCGAGTGGCCCGGCGGCATGAGCGCCATCGCCGACTACATCCACAGCAAGGGCCTCAAGGCCGGGATCTACACGGACGCCGGGAAGGACGGCTGCGGCTACTACTTCCCGACCGGCCGGCCCGCGGCCCCGGGCAGTGGCAGCGAGGGCCACTACGACCAGGACATGCTCCGGTTCTCGCAGTGGGGCTTCGACTTCGTGAAGGTCGACTGGTGCGGCGGTGACGCCGAGGGCCTCGACGCGGCGACGGCGTACACCGCGATCAGCGGCGCCGTCACGAAGGCGACGGCCGCGACCGGCCGCCCGCTCACCCTCTCCCTGTGCAACTGGGGCTACCAGAACACCTGGAACTGGGCTCCCGGCCTCGCCCCGATGTTCCGGACCAGCACCGACATCATCTACTACGGCAACAACCCGTCGATGACGAACCTGCTGTCCAACTTCGACCAGGGCCTGCACCCCACCGCCCAGCACACCGGCTACTACAACGACCCGGACATGCTCATGGTCGGCATGACCGGCTTCACCGCCGCCCAGAACCGCACCCACATGAACCTCTGGGCGGTCTCCGGCGCCCCGCTCCTCGCCGGGAACGACCTGACCACGATGACGACGGAGACGGCGAACATCCTCAAGAACCCCGAGGTCATCGCCGTCGACCAGGACGCGCGCGGCCTCCAGGGCGTCAAGGTCGCCGAGGACACCAGCGGAGCGCAGGTGTACGGCAAGGTCCTGTCCGGCACCGGCAAGCGCGCCGTCGTCCTGCTCAACCGCACCTCGTCCGCCCAGAACATCACCGTCCGCTGGTCCGACCTGGGTCTGACCAACGCCTCCGCCACCGTCCGTGACCTGTGGGCCCGCGCCGACGTCGGCTCGTACGCCACGGGTTACACGGCGAGCGTCCCGGCGGGCGGCTCGGTCATGCTCACCGTCACCGGCGGCACCGAGGCGTCGGGCAGCACCTACACCGGCACCTCGGGCTTCTCCGGCGTGGTCGCCGGGAACACCGGCCTGAAGGTCGTCGACGTGGCCTACACCAACACCGCCGCCACCGCCCGCACCGCGACGCTGAAGGTCAACGGCCAGACCGCGACGACGGTCTCCTTCCCGCCGACGGGCTCCGCACAGGGCACGGTCAGCCTCCAGGTGGCCCTGTCGAAGGGCTCGTCCAACACGCTCGTCTTCACGGGCGCCCCGACCCTCGCCGACATCACGGTCAAGCCCCTCGCCGGCACGAACGGCGCCCTCGTCGTGGGCAAGCAGTCCGGCCGCTGCCTGGACCTGTACGACAGCACCGTCACCAACGGCACCCAGGCCGAGCTGTGGGACTGCAACGGCGGCTCCAACCAGGCCTGGACGTACACCTCCCGCAAGGAACTCGTGGTGTACGGGAACAAGTGCCTGGACGCCTACAACCTCGGCACCACCAACGGCACCAAGGTCGTCATCTGGGACTGCAACGGCCAGAACAACCAGAAGTGGAACGTCAACAGCGACGGCACGATCACCAACGTCAACGCGGGGCTGTGCCTCGACGCCAACGGGGCGGGCACGGCCAACCGCACCCCGATCGTGCTCTGGACCTGCGGCACCGCCGACAACCAGAAGTGGACGCTGACCTGA
- a CDS encoding nuclear transport factor 2 family protein, which translates to MGTAAGSAFDTETLRAGVEGSTATTLLSLYADDAEIHVIDHNTQPSRPKVLHGRDEIGRMLDDVYSRDMTHKLEECIVQGDRAAFSESCRYPDGVRVLAESMITLRDGKIVEQTMIQAWDE; encoded by the coding sequence ATGGGTACCGCGGCAGGTTCCGCCTTCGACACCGAGACGCTGCGCGCGGGCGTGGAGGGAAGCACTGCGACGACTTTGCTGTCGCTCTACGCCGACGACGCGGAGATACACGTCATCGACCACAACACCCAGCCCAGCCGGCCCAAGGTGCTGCACGGCCGGGACGAGATCGGCCGGATGCTCGACGACGTCTACAGCCGGGACATGACCCACAAGCTGGAGGAGTGCATCGTCCAGGGCGATCGCGCCGCCTTCAGCGAGTCCTGCCGGTACCCGGACGGCGTGCGCGTCCTCGCCGAGTCGATGATCACGTTGCGGGACGGCAAGATCGTCGAACAGACCATGATCCAGGCATGGGACGAGTAG
- a CDS encoding ABC transporter ATP-binding protein, giving the protein MTIAETAGGRPPWRLLLDYVRPHRWSLLAGAALSLVTGATGLLLPLVARKLIDDLGHDRSISGALLALTALVVANSAVGALGSFVLRRTAESVVLGARRALSSYLLRLRITAVDRSEPGDLMARITSDTTLLREVTTDSLVGLGTGGLTLAATVAMMGLVDPVLLGVTLAVILCAGTVLGVIVPRINRASRRAQDAVGVMGASLERVLGALRTVKASGAEHREEATLHAAAEESWRQSVRAAKWSAAAGNTAGLAMQTAFITVLAVGGARVATGAIEIGTLVAFLLYVFYLMSPIQQVVGAITQYQTGSAALSRIQEALRLPAEPASRPRPLPTPAAEPASLDFADVRFRYADDLPYVHHGVTFTVPARGMTAFVGPSGAGKTTVFSLIERFYDPESGTIALDGRELAEWDLSLLRSSIGYVEQDAPVLSGSLRDNLLLGNPSAGDDTVRGVLKTTRLETLVEQLPQGLDTLVGHRGTKLSGGERQRVAIARALLRRPRLLLLDEATSQLDAVNEAALRDTVADVSRTTTVLVVAHRLSTVTMADRIVVMDAGRVRAVGTHRELVAGDPLYAELAATQFLATVE; this is encoded by the coding sequence GTGACCATCGCAGAGACCGCCGGCGGCCGGCCCCCGTGGCGGTTGTTGCTCGACTACGTACGGCCCCACCGCTGGTCCTTGCTGGCGGGTGCGGCGCTGTCGCTCGTCACCGGCGCCACGGGGTTGCTCCTGCCCCTGGTGGCCCGGAAGCTGATCGACGACCTGGGCCACGACCGGTCGATATCCGGCGCGTTGCTCGCGCTGACGGCACTGGTCGTCGCCAACTCGGCGGTGGGCGCGCTCGGTTCCTTCGTGCTGCGGCGCACCGCGGAGTCGGTGGTGCTCGGCGCGCGGCGGGCGCTGTCCTCGTACCTGCTGCGGCTGCGGATCACGGCCGTCGACCGCAGCGAGCCCGGCGATCTCATGGCCCGCATCACCTCCGACACGACGCTGCTGCGCGAGGTCACCACCGACTCGCTGGTGGGCCTCGGCACCGGCGGGCTCACGCTGGCCGCCACCGTCGCGATGATGGGCCTGGTCGACCCGGTGCTGCTGGGGGTCACACTGGCCGTGATCCTCTGCGCGGGGACCGTCCTCGGCGTGATCGTGCCGCGGATCAACCGGGCCAGCCGCCGGGCGCAGGACGCGGTCGGCGTGATGGGCGCCTCGCTGGAGCGGGTGCTCGGCGCGCTGCGCACGGTGAAGGCGTCGGGCGCCGAGCACCGCGAGGAGGCGACGCTGCACGCGGCGGCCGAGGAGTCCTGGCGGCAGAGCGTGCGCGCCGCCAAGTGGTCGGCGGCCGCGGGCAACACGGCCGGGCTGGCCATGCAGACGGCCTTCATCACCGTCCTCGCGGTGGGCGGGGCACGGGTCGCGACGGGCGCCATCGAGATCGGCACGCTGGTGGCGTTCCTGCTGTACGTCTTCTATCTGATGTCGCCGATCCAGCAGGTCGTCGGCGCCATCACCCAGTACCAGACCGGTTCGGCGGCCCTGAGCCGCATCCAGGAGGCCCTGCGGCTGCCCGCCGAGCCGGCGTCCCGGCCCCGGCCGCTGCCCACGCCCGCCGCCGAACCGGCCTCGCTGGACTTCGCCGACGTCCGGTTCCGGTACGCCGACGACCTGCCGTACGTCCACCACGGGGTGACGTTCACCGTGCCGGCCCGGGGCATGACCGCGTTCGTCGGTCCTTCGGGCGCGGGAAAGACCACGGTGTTCTCGCTCATCGAGCGGTTCTACGACCCCGAGTCCGGCACGATCGCCCTCGACGGGCGTGAACTGGCGGAATGGGACCTGTCCCTGCTGCGCTCCTCCATCGGCTACGTCGAGCAGGACGCCCCCGTCCTGTCGGGCTCGCTGCGCGACAACCTGCTGCTCGGGAACCCGTCGGCGGGAGACGACACCGTGCGGGGCGTCCTGAAGACGACTCGTCTGGAGACCCTGGTCGAACAGCTGCCGCAGGGGCTGGACACCCTGGTCGGCCATCGCGGGACGAAGCTGTCCGGCGGCGAGCGGCAGCGGGTGGCCATCGCCCGTGCGCTGCTGCGCCGCCCGCGGCTGCTCCTCCTGGACGAGGCGACCTCCCAGTTGGACGCGGTGAACGAGGCGGCGCTGCGCGACACCGTCGCCGACGTCTCCCGGACGACCACCGTCCTCGTCGTCGCGCACCGGTTGTCGACGGTCACGATGGCCGACCGGATCGTCGTCATGGACGCGGGCCGGGTGCGCGCGGTGGGGACCCATCGCGAGCTCGTGGCGGGCGACCCGCTCTACGCGGAGCTGGCGGCGACGCAGTTCCTGGCGACGGTCGAGTGA